The following are from one region of the Arachis duranensis cultivar V14167 chromosome 10, aradu.V14167.gnm2.J7QH, whole genome shotgun sequence genome:
- the LOC107470999 gene encoding dof zinc finger protein DOF5.4: MQDSPSTAPAGGRFFGGGVGDRRLRPHNQHQEPLKCPRCDSLNTKFCYYNNYNLSQPRHFCKNCRRYWTNGGVLRNVPVGGGCRKSKSKRSNAKSKKSNNNNCSSSLEAAPETTTPQPQLPEGNSNSNSNSGSESSSLTAIATSSATTEAASAATSNAALSKNPVPDENVNNSNFTDGGGYYGGFSDIGTFTSLMSSANETMSFGFENNVNVLDATSFRFGNDDGGWLQQKVIGNGSDDRRNNNNNNNQEFATEPLMLDQTGPVELSSLQNGKVGNGGCGPLDWHAAGGDGSDHDHDLFDLTSAVDQSYWTHTHWSDQDNSPNLFHLP, encoded by the coding sequence atgcaAGACTCACCTTCCACCGCCCCCGCTGGTGGCAGGTTTTTCGGCGGAGGAGTCGGAGACAGGAGGCTCAGGCCTCACAACCAGCACCAGGAACCGTTGAAGTGCCCTCGCTGTGATTCGCTCAACACTAAGTTCTGCTATTACAACAACTACAACCTCTCTCAGCCGCGCCACTTCTGCAAGAACTGTCGCCGCTACTGGACCAACGGCGGCGTCCTCCGTAACGTCCCCGTCGGCGGAGGTTGTCGGAAATCCAAATCCAAGCGCTCCAACGCGAAGTCCAAgaaaagcaacaacaacaactgcTCCTCCTCTTTGGAAGCCGCTCCGGAAACAACAACACCGCAACCGCAATTGCCGGAGGGAAATTCGAACTCGAACTCGAACTCTGGCAGCGAAAGCTCCAGCCTCACCGCCATCGCCACTAGCTCCGCCACCACGGAGGCGGCGTCTGCGGCGACGTCAAACGCTGCGTTGAGCAAGAATCCGGTCCCCGACGAGAACGTGAATAACTCTAACTTCACTGATGGCGGTGGTTATTACGGTGGCTTCTCTGACATAGGAACATTCACGAGCCTTATGAGTTCAGCAAACGAAACGATGTCGTTTGGTTTTGAAAACAATGTTAACGTTCTCGATGCGACGTCGTTTCGTTTCGGTAACGATGATGGCGGGTGGCTGCAGCAGAAAGTTATCGGAAATGGAAGCGACGATCGgcgtaataataataataataataatcaggAGTTTGCAACGGAGCCGTTGATGCTGGATCAGACGGGTCCTGTTGAGTTGTCGTCGCTGCAGAATGGGAAAGTTGGCAACGGAGGATGTGGACCGTTGGATTGGCATGCAGCTGGTGGTGATGGTTCTGATCATGATCATGATTTGTTTGATCTTACTAGCGCCGTTGATCAGAGTTACTGGACCCACACTCACTGGTCTGATCAAGATAACAGTCCAAATCTCTTTCATCTTCCTTGA